One Gossypium arboreum isolate Shixiya-1 chromosome 13, ASM2569848v2, whole genome shotgun sequence genomic window, AGGCATCAAAATCACCACAGTTTTCCTTACAAATGAGCACTCATTCTTCCAAGTATATATCTAGTTCAGGCTTAACATTGTCAATTGTGTCAACACTCTCACAAACCTGGACCTTCCAGTCATAACTTTTCCCTTGTCAATTTTACTAATGGTAGAAGCATTACTGACAGCACTTTCTTGCATATCATTTTCCATTAATGTACCAACATTAGTTGTTGCATATTCATTCACATATTCCTTATAAATCTCATATAGACTACCACGCACAATGCAAATTTTTCTGGGGGCTTTCTCTTCAAAATAAATAACACAAAAACTGAAGTTAATCAATTTCATCTTATTCCTAGGATCTAGTATAGCAGTAATAGAAATCAACAAATTGCATTCAccccaatatttatcaaattttctttGCATTTTGTCAGTCATTTGTTTCATCCAAAGTTCCTCACTCAAAGATTTCTCCATCAATAACTCTTTGATACTCCAAAGTTCAAGAAGAAATAAATTTGAAGTTGGATATTCAGAACCTAATATTTATAAAGGAAATACCATGCATTAATTAAATAACATAAATGAAAATTAAGAAACAATGAAATAAAGCTAGATATATTTAAACTGTTTACTTGAGATAATGTTGGTAACTTCATTAAAAAGTGTCAAGAAAGAACGAACTTCCTCAACCCTCACCCAATCTTTATCACTTGGCAAATACTTATAACTCGCATCACATTGAGCATACTGCGGAAATACATCCTTAAACTCCAATACACAAGACAACATAGCATATGTTACATTCTACCGTGTACAACAATCTAAAATCAACCTCTCATTTAGCAACTGAAGTTGTATAACTATATCACTAAACATAGTCAAATGCACAGTGGATGTTCTGATGTGCTTCACACTTTCCCGTACATTATCAATTACATCTTCAATTTCGAAAAGACCATCATGCACCAATAGATTTAAGATGTGTGCACAACAACTGACATGAAACAAATTCTCATTCAAATAAAGCATTTTATGAAATGAAAGGCTATATTTCAACATCCTTATAGTTGCATCATTGTAAGAAGCATTTTCCATGAAAATTGAGCACACTTTTCCTTCAATATCCTAGTCTTGTAAGAATTTGTACAATGCGTCATATGCAAAAACTCCACTATGCAAAGGAGGCATATCAACAAAGTTCAAAACTTTTTTTTGCAAATTCCAATCCGAGTCCACAAAATGAGCTGTCAAGACTATGTATTGAATCTTTTGACCTAACTTCCACATATCAGTTGTAATGCTAATCCTATCCACTATCTTCAATAACCCATTTAACCTCTTCTTCTCAACCTCATAACTTGTCCAACAATCAGCTTTGGCTGTAGCATGAGAAATTCTTACATAGTGAGGACTTGCAATTTTCATCAACAAAGTGAATAGCTCATACTCAGTAAATGCAAAAGGCAACTCATGAACCATTATCATGTGAGAAA contains:
- the LOC108462060 gene encoding zinc finger BED domain-containing protein RICESLEEPER 2-like, translated to MTFIQGNEISNARDTTHERPTHEEAEFLDDVECNHYKIKVAKNKDDTTTQYKRHLDDCVKDHVSLKGQGNLFLPLQAPRSNSASGIQTRKYDQAKIREVVSHMIMVHELPFAFTEYELFTLLMKIASPHYVRISHATAKADCWTSYEVEKKRLNGLLKIVDRISITTDMWKLGQKIQYIVLTAHFVDSDWNLQKKVLNFVDMPPLHSGVFAYDAFCCAHILNLLVHDGLFEIEDVIDNDVFPQYAQCDASYKYLPSDKDWVRVEEVRSFLTLFNEVTNIISSSEYPTSNLFLLELWSIKELLMEKSLSEELWMKQMTDKMQRKFDKYWGECNLLISITAILDPRNKMKLINFSFCVIYFEEKAPRKICIVRGSLYEIYKEYVNEYATTNVGTLMENDMQESAVSNASTISKIDKGKVMTGRSRFVRVLTQLTMLSLN